In the Ruminococcus sp. OA3 genome, one interval contains:
- a CDS encoding ABC transporter permease, producing the protein MGNLIEYIKMAIHNIMANKGRSLLTMLGIIIGIASVIMIMAVGAGTTNQMNDEMDSAGGGQIQVMCSDDAMTAGEYMTPDDMQAIIDKVPGVEAVSPSSGWSGETSTGKGEFSITLTGATENQPMFSTSQIKRGHYFTAADVSEARRVCVISDSDAKRLFGSDDVVGMDIDVLYNGVSKSYQIVGVTQQPENGAFVSYTYEGMPVYIDVPYTSLQEYDDTYDQFYYFVVLADKTMDSQEISNKVVKVLESRHQSAGEDYYQVQSFQDIMKTMNSMMGVVTAFISCVAGISLLVGGIGVMNIMLVSVTERTREIGIRKSLGAKTSSIMAQFLAESAILTILGGIIGIILGLAGAFGICSVINSTQNMNMTPGLSATTILGATLFSCAVGIFFGIYPARKAAKLSPIEALRRN; encoded by the coding sequence ATGGGTAATTTGATAGAATATATTAAGATGGCCATACATAACATAATGGCCAATAAAGGACGCTCCCTCCTGACGATGCTGGGTATCATCATCGGTATTGCTTCGGTCATCATGATAATGGCTGTCGGAGCAGGGACCACGAACCAGATGAATGATGAGATGGACAGTGCGGGAGGCGGTCAGATCCAGGTTATGTGCAGCGATGATGCCATGACCGCCGGCGAATACATGACGCCGGACGATATGCAGGCAATTATAGATAAGGTACCGGGGGTTGAAGCTGTCAGTCCTTCAAGCGGCTGGTCGGGAGAGACTTCCACGGGAAAGGGTGAGTTTTCCATAACTCTGACCGGGGCAACCGAGAATCAGCCGATGTTTTCAACTTCACAGATCAAACGGGGACATTATTTTACAGCCGCTGACGTTTCAGAGGCAAGACGCGTCTGTGTGATCTCAGACTCTGACGCTAAGAGGCTGTTCGGCTCTGATGATGTTGTCGGCATGGACATCGATGTCTTATATAATGGAGTGTCAAAGAGTTATCAGATTGTAGGGGTAACCCAGCAGCCGGAAAATGGAGCCTTTGTGTCATATACATATGAGGGAATGCCGGTCTATATCGACGTTCCGTATACATCACTCCAGGAATATGACGACACATATGACCAGTTTTACTATTTTGTCGTGCTGGCAGATAAGACGATGGATTCTCAGGAAATATCGAACAAAGTAGTAAAGGTTCTGGAATCGCGTCATCAGAGTGCAGGAGAGGACTATTATCAGGTTCAGAGCTTCCAGGATATCATGAAGACGATGAACAGTATGATGGGCGTTGTGACGGCCTTTATCTCATGCGTGGCGGGGATTTCCCTGCTGGTGGGCGGTATCGGTGTTATGAACATCATGCTTGTGTCTGTGACCGAGCGGACAAGGGAGATTGGTATTCGAAAGTCACTGGGTGCGAAGACCTCGTCGATCATGGCACAGTTTCTCGCGGAATCAGCGATTCTGACGATCCTTGGGGGCATCATTGGGATCATTCTGGGTCTCGCCGGTGCATTCGGCATCTGCAGTGTCATAAACTCAACCCAGAATATGAACATGACACCGGGCTTGAGTGCAACGACTATTCTGGGAGCAACACTGTTTTCATGTGCAGTTGGTATTTTCTTCGGAATCTATCCGGCAAGGAAGGCTGCAAAACTCAGTCCGATTGAAGCGCTTAGAAGAAATTAG
- a CDS encoding efflux RND transporter periplasmic adaptor subunit produces MTHGEDNEIMVKKKKINKIMIGVIAAVVVIIAVLALASRNVKAPEVTAQVNVINVEKGDVSEELDATGTVKSLQKKTFYSPVNATIQDMPFEVGDSVRAGEQLITYDLEDLEKENQKAELNVKSGKLDYNDAINQANKAADKQATAAANAQSLQAQVDDWQQYVYDLQDAIAAETENAKDEALQQAQDAAATAQAAYAQEMAEYDKKKKEYDKKLDDLKKKKADALSRSSLASATEEEKSKALEEYSLAVDDYNQLVAEPPEKPVYSADGGSGALGEDTASADTSELQRELERASATLAELQGELATEKATAEADVSTLTAETKEKMQVATNLSELEAKSVEELIAEGKKGIQAEFTGVISDSKVAGGAAVTQGMEMFTLESTNDVSVEIQVSKYDYAVLKEGQKASVSLGDNTYQGTLTKINRVAIPNEKGTPMIGATVKIDNPDENIFIGVEAKVTVQAASADNVLVVPVEAVNIGNDGSFCYVLRDGVITKQTIETGISSDEYMEVKSGLKEGDQVIPDLGTLQEGDQAQAADGAAGGSAGVPEGAALEDDV; encoded by the coding sequence ATGACGCATGGGGAGGACAACGAAATCATGGTGAAGAAGAAAAAGATCAATAAGATTATGATCGGAGTGATCGCCGCTGTTGTGGTGATCATTGCCGTGCTGGCACTTGCCAGTAGAAATGTAAAGGCTCCTGAGGTGACGGCTCAGGTCAATGTGATCAATGTCGAAAAAGGGGACGTATCGGAAGAGCTGGACGCAACGGGGACTGTTAAGAGCCTTCAGAAAAAGACATTTTATTCTCCGGTGAACGCCACGATTCAGGATATGCCGTTCGAAGTCGGCGACAGTGTGAGAGCAGGGGAACAGCTGATTACATATGATCTTGAAGATCTGGAAAAAGAAAACCAGAAAGCCGAGCTGAATGTAAAGTCCGGTAAGCTGGATTACAACGATGCCATAAACCAGGCGAACAAGGCAGCGGACAAGCAGGCGACGGCTGCAGCAAATGCACAGTCTCTGCAGGCACAGGTTGATGACTGGCAGCAGTATGTGTACGATCTTCAGGATGCGATTGCGGCGGAGACAGAAAATGCTAAGGATGAAGCGCTGCAGCAGGCGCAGGATGCAGCAGCTACAGCACAAGCGGCATATGCGCAGGAGATGGCTGAGTATGACAAGAAGAAAAAGGAATATGATAAAAAACTGGATGACCTGAAAAAGAAAAAAGCAGATGCGTTAAGTAGAAGCAGCCTGGCTTCTGCCACGGAAGAAGAAAAATCAAAGGCTCTTGAGGAATATAGCTTAGCTGTAGATGATTACAATCAGTTGGTGGCAGAACCACCGGAAAAGCCCGTTTACAGTGCTGATGGGGGAAGTGGGGCATTAGGAGAGGATACCGCATCAGCAGATACATCCGAACTGCAGAGGGAACTGGAGCGCGCTAGCGCTACACTGGCAGAACTTCAGGGAGAGCTTGCGACGGAGAAAGCGACTGCAGAGGCAGATGTATCCACGCTGACAGCCGAAACAAAAGAAAAGATGCAGGTGGCGACCAACTTGTCTGAACTGGAAGCAAAATCCGTTGAAGAGCTGATTGCTGAGGGCAAAAAGGGAATTCAGGCCGAATTCACGGGCGTCATCTCGGATTCAAAAGTTGCAGGTGGTGCTGCGGTTACACAGGGAATGGAAATGTTTACACTGGAGAGTACAAACGATGTAAGCGTGGAAATTCAGGTTTCCAAGTATGACTATGCGGTGCTGAAAGAAGGACAGAAGGCTTCGGTCTCATTGGGAGACAACACCTACCAGGGAACATTAACAAAAATCAACAGGGTTGCAATTCCAAACGAAAAGGGAACACCGATGATCGGTGCAACCGTGAAGATTGATAATCCTGATGAAAATATTTTTATCGGTGTGGAAGCCAAAGTGACTGTTCAGGCCGCATCTGCCGACAACGTTCTGGTAGTTCCGGTTGAGGCTGTGAATATCGGGAACGACGGTTCCTTCTGCTATGTACTGCGCGATGGTGTGATCACAAAACAGACAATAGAGACGGGAATCTCATCCGATGAATATATGGAAGTCAAAAGCGGATTAAAAGAAGGCGATCAGGTGATTCCGGACCTTGGCACCCTTCAGGAGGGTGACCAGGCTCAGGCAGCAGACGGTGCGGCCGGCGGATCTGCAGGGGTACCGGAAGGTGCCGCTCTGGAAGATGATGTATAA
- a CDS encoding ABC transporter ATP-binding protein, with translation MEALIQVSDMCKIYNPGENEVRALDHVNLTINEGEFVAIIGQSGSGKSTLMNMLGCLDVPTSGDYWLNGTEVATMKDNDLSVVRNKEIGFIFQGFNLIPNLTALENVELPLIYRGIDRKTRKELSVNALKMVGLETRMTHKPSEMSGGQQQRVAIARAVAAKPPVILADEPTGNLDSASSKEILRILKDMHKEGRTIILITHDDGIAAQAKRVVRIMDGKIESDIINENYS, from the coding sequence ATGGAAGCATTGATTCAAGTAAGTGACATGTGTAAGATCTACAATCCGGGTGAAAATGAAGTGCGTGCACTCGATCACGTGAATCTTACGATCAATGAGGGGGAATTTGTCGCGATCATCGGTCAGTCAGGGTCTGGAAAGTCTACCCTGATGAACATGCTGGGATGTCTGGATGTACCGACATCAGGGGATTACTGGCTGAATGGGACGGAGGTTGCGACTATGAAAGACAACGACCTGTCGGTTGTCCGGAATAAGGAAATAGGATTTATTTTTCAGGGTTTTAACCTGATTCCCAATCTGACGGCGCTGGAAAATGTTGAGCTGCCATTGATCTATCGTGGAATTGACCGGAAAACAAGAAAAGAATTGTCAGTCAATGCACTTAAGATGGTTGGGCTCGAGACACGCATGACGCATAAGCCGTCTGAAATGTCCGGCGGGCAGCAGCAGAGAGTGGCGATTGCAAGAGCTGTGGCGGCAAAACCACCGGTTATTCTTGCTGATGAGCCGACCGGTAATCTGGACTCAGCCTCCAGCAAGGAAATCCTGCGGATTTTAAAAGATATGCACAAAGAGGGGAGAACCATAATTCTGATTACGCATGATGATGGTATCGCCGCTCAGGCGAAACGCGTAGTCCGTATTATGGACGGGAAAATCGAATCAGACATCATTAATGAGAATTATTCATGA
- a CDS encoding VWA-like domain-containing protein: MNTSDELFLTTRQPMHKLSVAISRYFSEEPLTEELKRRYAAYILRHLYPALEWILKQKKVSFLVQLLNTGWLDSTTVSRGLKNRDIPTDMRLLLMRSLVPDASITDPGHTRVVASEILSIAQLRIFDQMPEMRLAIAGFTFQETADYEVTGTDGYTVYYSPTHVMTAFSQSEHTELYLHMLLHCLYLHLEVPSDANPSFWNLSCDISAWFLSEKKFKICGETRRQLHDNIYEQFPPEVSPALSLQVYEWLNRQSDHSFIDEWTELFKMDSHEYWYQSTCTAGRRFRPLPNFSRGFSVPVRRRFGLNPGSRLEELELWKEAKYDYRSYLRRFTVTAEEIQTDLESFDYIPYLYGLFRYGNLPLVEPLEYTEAAKVEELVIAIDTSGSCRLSTIQQFLAETCRILTDHQNFFRHMNVHIIQCDSMIQEHIRIRSTDDWNRYIQKIKISGRGGTDFTPVFNLVQRLMEHGEFRNLKGLLYFTDGDGVYPQDKPPYETAFIFTDYRFLNYKIPDWAVRLCLNLSEGEI, encoded by the coding sequence ATGAATACAAGTGACGAGCTTTTTCTAACAACCCGGCAGCCGATGCACAAGCTTTCGGTTGCCATATCGCGTTATTTTTCAGAAGAGCCTCTGACAGAGGAGCTCAAAAGGCGTTATGCAGCTTATATCCTCCGGCATTTGTATCCGGCACTGGAATGGATACTGAAACAAAAGAAAGTTTCTTTTCTGGTACAACTTCTTAACACGGGATGGCTGGACAGCACAACGGTCAGCCGCGGACTCAAAAACAGAGATATCCCTACAGATATGCGTCTGCTTTTGATGCGCTCCCTTGTACCGGACGCATCCATAACAGACCCCGGGCATACCCGGGTCGTAGCTTCCGAAATTTTGTCGATCGCACAGCTGCGAATTTTTGATCAAATGCCTGAAATGCGCCTTGCGATTGCAGGTTTTACGTTTCAGGAAACTGCAGATTATGAGGTAACGGGAACGGACGGATACACAGTATATTACTCTCCCACTCATGTGATGACAGCGTTTTCACAGTCTGAACATACGGAGCTGTACCTTCACATGCTGCTTCACTGCCTGTATCTTCATCTGGAAGTCCCGTCAGATGCCAATCCCTCATTCTGGAATCTGTCCTGCGATATCAGTGCCTGGTTTCTGTCTGAAAAAAAATTTAAAATCTGCGGCGAGACCCGGCGGCAACTCCACGACAACATCTATGAACAGTTTCCTCCTGAAGTCTCTCCCGCGCTTTCTCTGCAGGTATATGAATGGCTTAACCGACAGTCGGATCACAGTTTTATTGATGAGTGGACAGAACTTTTCAAAATGGACAGCCACGAATACTGGTATCAGAGTACCTGCACGGCAGGACGGCGTTTTCGCCCCCTCCCAAACTTTTCCAGAGGATTTTCCGTTCCGGTCCGTCGCAGGTTCGGCCTTAACCCTGGAAGCCGGCTGGAAGAACTGGAACTTTGGAAAGAGGCAAAATACGATTACCGCTCGTATCTGCGCCGTTTTACCGTAACTGCCGAGGAGATTCAGACAGACCTGGAAAGCTTTGATTATATTCCTTATCTGTATGGCCTGTTCCGCTATGGTAATCTCCCACTCGTTGAACCGCTGGAATACACCGAGGCTGCAAAGGTTGAGGAACTGGTCATCGCCATCGATACCTCCGGTTCCTGCAGACTCAGCACAATTCAGCAGTTTCTTGCAGAAACGTGCAGAATTCTGACCGATCACCAGAACTTTTTCCGTCATATGAATGTACATATCATACAGTGCGACTCCATGATCCAGGAGCACATACGGATACGCAGCACTGATGACTGGAACCGTTATATTCAGAAGATTAAAATCAGCGGACGGGGCGGCACCGACTTTACCCCTGTATTTAACCTGGTCCAACGTCTGATGGAGCACGGTGAGTTCAGAAACCTGAAAGGACTTTTATATTTTACTGACGGCGACGGGGTCTATCCGCAGGATAAGCCCCCGTATGAAACGGCCTTTATCTTCACAGATTACCGCTTCCTGAATTACAAAATACCAGACTGGGCTGTACGGCTCTGCCTGAACCTGAGTGAAGGAGAGATATAA
- a CDS encoding AAA family ATPase encodes MNIKEAKEEIKRTLHAYTQRTPEGILQISAVQQRPVLLIGPPGIGKTAIMKQIAREESVGLVAYTMTHHTRQSAIGLPVLKERTYNGRTYSITEYTMSEIVASVYDCMEATGYTSGILFIDEMNCVSETLTPVMLQLLQNKTFGNHQIPEGWLIVAAGNPPAYNRSVREFDMVTLDRVKNMCIEADYSVWKEYACANAVHPSISAYLNIYPDCFYSVQNQDNHLSFVTARGWEDLSCIIKSYESCGDPVTETLIRQYLQHDEIARNFYLFYDLFTQYASDFANDDFFGPNVIARINTAEPAESISVASMLFAKASAMIREYSFSEQVLKHMSDLKILFKRMKDNCALEGENTLLQLEQFISKRRTSNRIREDNGLLPLQEKILELHTLRLLEEQLLAARKRHLCEDSAFMEMLDNSLKDMKKHQNSYAEEILAFLSDSYRVLEAAPDDVSLLYFTSDLTNNPECSEFLSSHPCRSYLSHTGPLLLQQREDEIRAAMKTAAKD; translated from the coding sequence ATGAATATAAAAGAAGCAAAAGAAGAAATAAAGCGAACACTGCATGCTTATACACAACGGACCCCCGAGGGAATCCTTCAGATTTCAGCTGTACAGCAGCGGCCTGTTCTGCTGATCGGCCCGCCGGGCATCGGAAAGACCGCCATTATGAAACAGATTGCCCGTGAAGAATCTGTCGGACTGGTTGCATATACGATGACGCATCATACTCGTCAGAGTGCGATCGGGCTACCAGTTTTAAAAGAAAGGACTTACAATGGCCGCACTTATTCCATTACTGAATATACCATGAGTGAAATTGTAGCTTCTGTCTATGACTGTATGGAGGCGACTGGTTATACTTCCGGCATTCTTTTTATCGATGAGATGAACTGCGTATCTGAGACGCTGACACCGGTCATGCTGCAGCTCCTTCAAAATAAAACTTTCGGCAACCATCAGATACCCGAAGGCTGGCTTATCGTAGCCGCCGGAAATCCTCCGGCCTATAACCGTTCTGTCAGAGAATTCGATATGGTAACGCTTGACCGTGTAAAGAACATGTGCATCGAAGCCGATTATTCTGTGTGGAAAGAGTATGCCTGTGCAAATGCAGTCCACCCCTCCATTTCGGCATATCTCAATATTTATCCCGACTGTTTTTATTCCGTTCAGAATCAGGATAACCACCTCTCCTTTGTGACGGCACGCGGCTGGGAAGATCTGTCCTGTATTATAAAATCCTATGAATCGTGCGGTGATCCTGTCACCGAGACTTTGATCCGCCAGTATCTGCAGCACGATGAGATTGCCAGAAACTTTTACCTGTTTTATGACCTCTTTACACAGTACGCATCTGATTTTGCCAATGATGACTTTTTCGGACCGAATGTCATCGCCCGCATCAACACGGCGGAGCCCGCAGAAAGCATATCGGTTGCCTCCATGCTTTTCGCAAAAGCATCTGCAATGATCCGTGAGTATTCTTTCTCCGAACAGGTGCTAAAGCATATGTCCGATCTTAAGATATTGTTCAAAAGAATGAAGGATAATTGCGCACTGGAAGGTGAAAACACCCTGCTGCAGCTGGAACAGTTTATCAGCAAACGTCGGACCTCCAACCGTATCCGTGAAGATAACGGGCTTCTTCCTCTCCAGGAAAAGATCCTGGAACTCCATACACTTCGTCTGCTGGAAGAACAGCTTCTGGCAGCACGCAAGCGGCATCTCTGTGAAGATTCTGCCTTTATGGAAATGCTGGACAACAGCCTGAAAGACATGAAAAAACACCAGAACTCTTACGCTGAAGAAATACTGGCGTTTCTTTCTGATTCATACCGGGTGCTCGAAGCAGCACCGGATGATGTCAGTCTTCTGTATTTTACTTCCGATCTTACAAACAACCCTGAATGTTCGGAATTTTTGTCTTCACATCCCTGCAGATCCTATCTCTCACACACCGGGCCTCTGCTTTTGCAGCAACGTGAGGATGAGATACGGGCCGCAATGAAAACTGCCGCCAAAGACTGA
- a CDS encoding calcium/sodium antiporter, whose amino-acid sequence MVYIFLIIGFLLLIKGADFFVEGSSSVARLLKVPSVVIGLTIVAMGTSAPEASVSITAGLAGNNDIALSNVIGSNIFNLLVVIGASAVIRPFQTDREIMRRDIPVNIAASVLLLLLLWDLNLGRFEGVLLLILLAAYLLWIVAGAVRRRADTAEDVRVLSPLKSTVYMAAGLAAIIWGGDLVVDSASEIARIFGMSQTLIGLTIVALGTSLPELVTSVVASRKGESGLALGNAVGSCLFNILFILGMSSALSPLGAVRDNLIDIGVLIAVSAVIAVCCFTGKKVTRFEGLACIVFYIGYMSYAIVR is encoded by the coding sequence ATGGTTTATATATTTTTGATCATCGGTTTTTTGCTCCTGATAAAAGGGGCGGACTTCTTTGTGGAGGGGAGTTCGTCTGTAGCACGCCTTTTGAAGGTACCTTCTGTTGTGATCGGACTTACCATTGTGGCTATGGGGACGAGTGCACCGGAAGCTTCGGTCAGTATCACAGCTGGGCTTGCGGGGAATAATGATATTGCACTGAGCAATGTGATTGGATCCAACATCTTCAATCTGCTGGTAGTGATAGGGGCAAGTGCGGTGATCAGGCCGTTTCAGACGGACCGGGAAATCATGAGAAGAGATATCCCGGTCAATATTGCGGCGTCTGTCCTGCTGCTTCTTTTGTTGTGGGACCTGAATCTGGGAAGATTTGAGGGAGTGCTGCTGCTGATATTGCTGGCGGCTTATCTGTTATGGATTGTTGCAGGCGCAGTACGAAGGAGAGCAGATACGGCAGAGGACGTCCGGGTGCTGTCGCCGCTTAAGAGTACTGTGTATATGGCGGCAGGACTGGCAGCTATCATCTGGGGCGGCGATCTCGTGGTTGACAGTGCCAGTGAAATTGCCCGTATTTTCGGAATGTCACAGACCCTGATCGGACTTACGATTGTAGCACTTGGAACTTCATTGCCGGAACTTGTCACCTCAGTTGTAGCGTCCAGAAAAGGTGAGAGTGGACTTGCCCTCGGCAATGCAGTAGGGTCCTGTCTTTTTAATATCCTGTTTATTCTGGGGATGTCGTCGGCGTTGTCGCCGCTCGGTGCGGTCAGGGACAACCTGATCGATATCGGCGTACTCATCGCAGTCAGTGCCGTGATCGCTGTCTGCTGCTTTACCGGGAAAAAGGTAACGCGTTTTGAGGGTCTGGCATGTATTGTGTTTTATATCGGTTATATGAGTTACGCCATTGTCCGCTGA
- a CDS encoding hydantoinase/oxoprolinase family protein has translation MIGIGIDTGGTYTDAVVYDMDTKKVVCSGKALTTKSKLEIGIANALDALDQDYVRRAEVLALSTTLATNACVENKGSRARLLMIGVDKDLSENLSDTYASYGFQEQDQLIKIDGKPEKIFEDAKDPDWDELRKMIPELFSDCDSIGIVQTFPQANGGKFEKMAKKIFQETMQVPVTTAHDMFDEVDVLKRGAGTLLNARLIPLIAEFLTAVKNVMKERNLQMPIAIVRSDGSLMSEVLTKECPVETLLSGPAASVVGGSAMAREENAVIVDMGGTTTDVAIVRDKRPVTARRGISIGKWKTMVKGLYVDTFGLGGDSAVRFKNERLYLDTRRVIPVSLLAKEYPQVTDKLKSLAALHRPHTRMLYEFYVLQKDISDKKGYTEEEKKICKALEAEPLMPQELGAAIDSDLYSLHTARLEEEGVVLKSGLTPTDMMVIKGDFDIYDPRAAKAAVCCLAQNVVETEEEIPEIVYELVEKKMYCNIIRILMTQKYPKHEKVCEDKNLQKFIEWSYRDAKARKKDSWMSTAVTTRLPLVGVGAPIHVFLPRVAKLLGTTAVIPENAAVANALGAIASQIVTKVQTRVKAEYEGTQLKGYSVFEEDQKHMFDEYSEAEHFAVRMVKRQLLEKAKRQGAAGNPKVEVNVQKIRNDAVGAGIFFESIVEAVATDKFRI, from the coding sequence ATGATAGGAATTGGGATTGATACCGGGGGGACATATACGGATGCGGTTGTCTATGATATGGACACGAAAAAGGTTGTATGCTCCGGAAAGGCACTGACGACAAAATCAAAGCTGGAAATTGGAATTGCTAATGCACTGGACGCGCTGGATCAGGATTATGTAAGGCGTGCAGAGGTTCTGGCTCTCTCGACAACGCTTGCCACGAATGCCTGTGTGGAAAATAAGGGCAGCCGCGCCAGACTGTTGATGATCGGGGTGGATAAAGATTTGTCTGAGAATCTGAGTGACACATATGCGTCTTATGGTTTTCAGGAGCAGGATCAGTTGATCAAGATCGATGGGAAGCCGGAGAAGATTTTCGAAGATGCAAAAGATCCCGACTGGGATGAACTCAGAAAGATGATCCCGGAGTTGTTTTCCGATTGTGATTCCATCGGTATCGTGCAGACGTTCCCGCAGGCAAACGGCGGAAAATTTGAGAAGATGGCGAAGAAAATTTTTCAGGAAACCATGCAGGTACCGGTTACAACAGCACATGATATGTTTGATGAAGTAGATGTGCTGAAACGCGGCGCAGGCACACTGCTGAATGCGCGTCTGATTCCTCTGATCGCCGAATTTTTAACGGCAGTAAAAAATGTTATGAAAGAACGGAACCTGCAGATGCCGATCGCCATTGTGCGAAGTGACGGCAGCCTGATGTCCGAAGTCCTGACGAAAGAATGCCCGGTGGAGACTTTGCTTTCGGGCCCGGCAGCGAGCGTGGTCGGTGGAAGTGCGATGGCACGGGAAGAAAATGCAGTCATTGTAGATATGGGCGGAACGACGACAGACGTAGCTATCGTGCGCGATAAACGCCCGGTCACTGCCAGGAGGGGGATCTCCATTGGAAAATGGAAGACCATGGTGAAAGGACTGTATGTCGACACATTCGGTCTTGGAGGAGACAGCGCTGTACGGTTTAAGAATGAGAGGTTATATCTGGATACACGCAGGGTGATTCCGGTTTCTCTGCTGGCAAAGGAATATCCTCAGGTGACGGACAAGCTGAAAAGCCTGGCTGCGCTTCACCGCCCGCATACCAGGATGCTGTATGAATTTTATGTGCTTCAGAAAGATATTTCCGATAAAAAGGGGTATACTGAAGAAGAAAAGAAAATCTGTAAAGCGCTTGAGGCGGAACCTCTGATGCCGCAGGAACTTGGCGCGGCAATTGACAGTGATCTTTATTCTCTGCATACTGCACGCCTCGAAGAAGAAGGGGTTGTCCTAAAAAGCGGGCTTACGCCTACGGATATGATGGTTATCAAAGGCGATTTTGATATCTATGATCCCCGGGCTGCGAAAGCTGCGGTGTGCTGTCTTGCACAGAATGTGGTGGAGACAGAGGAAGAGATTCCAGAGATTGTCTATGAGCTTGTTGAGAAAAAGATGTACTGCAATATTATTCGAATCCTTATGACACAAAAATACCCAAAACACGAAAAAGTCTGTGAGGACAAGAATCTGCAGAAATTTATCGAGTGGTCTTACCGGGATGCAAAGGCCAGAAAAAAAGATTCCTGGATGTCGACTGCAGTTACAACCAGACTTCCACTTGTGGGGGTAGGTGCGCCGATCCATGTGTTTCTTCCCAGAGTCGCGAAACTTCTCGGCACAACTGCAGTAATACCTGAAAATGCGGCGGTCGCCAATGCTCTGGGAGCGATCGCAAGCCAGATCGTCACTAAGGTCCAGACGCGTGTAAAGGCAGAGTATGAGGGAACACAGCTGAAGGGTTATTCCGTGTTTGAGGAGGATCAGAAGCATATGTTTGATGAGTATTCAGAAGCAGAACATTTTGCGGTGCGTATGGTTAAAAGACAACTGCTTGAGAAAGCGAAACGCCAGGGAGCTGCCGGGAATCCCAAAGTCGAAGTTAATGTGCAGAAGATCAGAAATGATGCAGTGGGGGCCGGAATATTCTTTGAGAGTATTGTGGAAGCGGTTGCAACTGATAAGTTCAGAATATAA